A single genomic interval of Sebastes umbrosus isolate fSebUmb1 chromosome 11, fSebUmb1.pri, whole genome shotgun sequence harbors:
- the LOC119497236 gene encoding uncharacterized protein C7orf31 — translation MEPESSLNHGIPPDLNGHYHFGYGGAIRSEHITGQQRYNNTGRRKSKVRLNDQLIPKPTDINMAEKMIKIATPKQHPFSSHISQFAMFPSFRSPDDPETGVRAASQPFLNHLIPNCAPDVTLLSKTIGSAYRHEVLDTSMKTRKKAVTWSGEHGFLDHTKPLKGENQVFYPIPPKTVLPNGKLRDWDLSLSERTSNMLKNLERSHWVTSYQMHHTGSGPANPLQMDDFKEKMCAITGMNSHTAPLRERSFPVFVPSKPRGGWRRRQGSTCSPAAAELTNLSPAPNQGTAAINQHRPQEITAKYNEAPDPNQRGHHSQSKYSSGSTEARSAEPSQEVLHKQQTESSAYEGRMRENCKFQLDGSPIEVSVSQSSREANAARNAGKERPLDLCNCPLSQEEMEVNRKKSLIEPCVKDEPSSKNEYFKDERNVSSISQSSMAKDLAGIESHVKLSSRAAPWHETLPHSICTPCILPRPPVLPGIRPEDRVETLGREGAALCLLDLQNSFSKTKAHRDFNNSITRAAVNLRDNVVTGKKHDFYGINCYYLHG, via the exons ATGGAGCCCGAGTCCTCCCTAAATCACGGCATCCCGCCTGATTTAAATGGCCATTATCACTTTGGTTATGGTGGAGCCATCAGATCTGA GCACATTACCGGTCAACAACGTTATAACAATACTGGCAGAAGGAAAAGTAAAGTTCGTCTCAACGACCAGCT CATACCAAAACCAACTGATATAAATATGGC GGAGAAAATGATAAAGATAGCAACTCCAAAACAGCATCCCTTTTCATCCCACATCTCCCAGTTTGCAATGTTCCCATCCTTCCGCTCTCCAGATGACCCTGAGACAGGAGTCAGAGCCGCCTCCCAACCTTTCCTCAACCACCTCATCCCAAACTGTGCGCCAGACGTCACTCTGCTGAGCAAAACTATAG GTAGTGCATACAGACATGAGGTCTTGGATACATCCATGAAAACCAGGAAGAAAGCTGTAACGTGGAGCGGCGAACACGGTTTCTTGGAT CATACAAAGCCATTGAAGGGAGAGAACCAGGTTTTCTACCCCATTCCTCCAAAGACAGTGCTGCCCAACGGTAAACTACGTGACTGGGATTTGTCGCTATCTGAGCGGACAAGCAACATGCTGAAAAATCTGGAGAGGTCACACTGGGTCACCTCATACCAAATGCACCACACAG GATCGGGGCCAGCAAATCCTCTTCAGATGGATGACTTCAAGGAAAAAATGTGTGCCATTACTGGGATGAATTCACACACTGCACCACTG AGAGAAAGGTCCTTTCCTGTGTTTGTTCCCTCTAAGCccagaggaggatggagaagaaGACAGGGGAGCACCTgcagccctgctgctgctgaactcACAAATCTATCTCCAGCTCCAAACCAAGGCACTGCTGCTATAAACCAGCATAGGCCACAAGAGATCACAGCTAAGTATAATGAGGCACCAGATCCAAACCAAAGGGGTCATCATAGTCAATCAAAGTACAGTTCTGGCTCCACAGAAGCACGGAGCGCTGAGCCGTCCCAGGAGGTCTTacacaaacaacaaactgaGAGCTCTGCGTATGAGGGCAGGATGAGAGAAAACTGCAAATTCCAGCTTGATGGAAGTCCAATAGAAGTATCCGTGTCACAGAGCAGCCGGGAGGCTAACGCTGCCCGGAACGCAGGTAAAGAGCGACCCCTGGACCTGTGCAACTGCCCACTTTCCCAGGAAGAGATGGAGGTCAACAGGAAGAAAAGCTTGATTGAGCCGTGTGTGAAGGATGAACCAAGTAGCAAAAATGAGTATTTTAAAGATGAAAGAAATGTATCTAGCATTAGTCAGTCATCTATGGCCAAAGACCTGGCAGGTATTGAATCACATGTTAAGTTATCATCAAGGGCAGCTCCATGGCATGAGACGCTGCCTCACAGTATCTGTACACCCTGCATCCTGCCGAGGCCTCCTGTCCTGCCTGGCATTCGCCCAGAGGACAGAGTTGAGACTTTGGGTAGAGAAGGAGCAGCTCTCTGCCTCCTGGACCTGCAAAATTCTTTCAGTAAGACGAAGGCCCATCGTGATTTTAACAACTCCATCACACGTGCTGCTGTGAACCTGAGGGACAACGTAGTCACGGGGAAGAAACATGACTTCTATGGGATCAACTGTTACTACCTGCATGGATAA